The Candidatus Thermoplasmatota archaeon DNA segment CGAAGTGGGCGGCCAGCCTAGCGGCTCCCTCCTGCGGGTGCCTCAGGACGATGACATCGCAGTAGGAATCGACCATCCGGATCGTGTCTGCCAGGGTTTCACCCTTAGCTACGGACGCTCCTGCTGGCTGGTCGAATCCAAGCACCCTTCCACCGAGGCGCGTCATGGCTGCATCGAAGGACAGTCTCGTCCTAGTCGACGGCTCATAGAACAGCGATCCCAGGACGTGTCCCTCCAGGAGCACGCTCCTTTCCTCCCCCTTCGCGATCGGCACCATCTTCTCTGCGAGCTTCAAGACATGCTCGATCTGCTCTCTTGAAAAATCACGGATGGAGACGATGTCCATCCCTTTGAAGTTAGTCGACATCGACAGATAATCAGCTGATAGAATTTAATCCTTTCATGAAAAAGAGTGACACGCACGGAGGAGTCGGGACGAATGCCGGGCGCCTTCACAC contains these protein-coding regions:
- a CDS encoding aspartate carbamoyltransferase, whose protein sequence is MSTNFKGMDIVSIRDFSREQIEHVLKLAEKMVPIAKGEERSVLLEGHVLGSLFYEPSTRTRLSFDAAMTRLGGRVLGFDQPAGASVAKGETLADTIRMVDSYCDVIVLRHPQEGAARLAAHF